A region of the Variovorax sp. 54 genome:
CCTTGCCGGGTTGCAGCTCGATGCAGTGGATCGTCGAACCCACGGGGATGTTGCGGATCGGCAGGGTGTTGCCGGCGCGGATCGGTGCTTCGGCGCCCGACATCAGGGTTGCACCAGCTTCCAGACCGCGCGGGGCGATGATGTAGCGGCGCTCGCCGTCGGCGTAACAGACCAGAGCGATGTGGGCGGTGCGGTTCGGGTCGTACTCGATGCGTTCGACCTTGGCCGGGATGCCGTCCTTGTTGCGCACGAAGTCGACAATGCGGTAGTGGTGCTTGGCACCACCGCCACGATGGCGGATCGTGATGTGACCGTTGTTGTTACGGCCGGCCTTCTGGAACTGGGGTTCCAGCAGGGCTGCGTGAGGCGCACCCTTGTGCAGGTGGTCACGCGAAATCTTCACCGCGCCGCGTTGGCCCGGCGAAGTGGGTTTCATCTTGATGACGGCCATGATTAAGCGCCTTCCCCGACGAGGTTGAGCTCTTGACCGGCCTTCAGCGTCACATAAGCCTTGCGAACGTTGTCGCGGCGGCCGATGGACTTGCCAAAGCGCTTGGTCTTGCCCTTGGTGTTGAGCACCGACACGCCCTGGACTTCGACCTTGAACATCAGTTCAACAGCGGCCTTGATCTCGGGCTTGGTGGCGTCTTGCAGCACCTTGAAAGTGACAGCGTTCGACTTCTCGCCGACCATCGTGGCCTTTTCGGACACGATCGGTGCGACCAGCACGTTCATGAGACGGCCTTCGTCGAACTTACGTTGTGCAGGGGTGGGGTTCACGCGGCTCATGCGAACATCTCCTTGAGCTTGTCGACGGCACCCTTGGTGACCAGCACCTTCTTGTAGTGAACCAGCGACACCGGATCGGCGTAACGGGGTTCGACCACGAGGATGTTGACCAGATTGCGCGAGGCAAGGTACAGGTTTTCGTCGACTTCTTCGGCGATCACGAGCACGGACTCGAGATTCATTGCCTTGAAACGGGCTGCCAGCGGCTTCGTCTTGGGCGAATCCACGGTCAGCGAATCGACCACGGCCAGACGGCCTTCGCGAGCGAGCTGCGAGAAGATGGCGGCCATGCCGGCGCGGTACATCTTCTTGTTGATCTTCTGCGAGAAGTTTTCGTCAGGCATGTTCGGGAAAATACGACCGCCTCCGCGCCACAGGGGCGAGGACGTCATACCGGCACGGGCGCGGCCCGTTCCCTTTTGCTTGAAAGGCTTCTTGGTCGAGTGCTTGACCTGTTCGCGGTCCTTCTGGGCGCGCGTGCCTTGGCGGGCGTTGGCCTGGAATGCAACGACGATCTGGTGAACCAGGTCTTCGTTGTAGTCACGGCCGAACACGGTCTCGGGGGCGTCGTACTTCGACGCGGCCTGGCCTTGTTCGTTCAGGAGTTCGAGTTGCATTACTTCGCTCCTTCAGCCGCTTGCGGCTTGGCCTTGATGGCGGGACGCACGGTGACGAAGCCACCCTTCGAACCCGGGATCGCGCCCTTGATGAGCAGCAGCTGACGTGCTTCGTCGATGCGGAACACGTCGAGGTTTTGCGTCGTGCGGGTGACGTCGCCGAGGTGGCCCGTCATGCGCTTGCCGGGGAACACGCGACCGGGGTCTTGTGCCATGCCGATCGAGCCGGGCACGTTGTGCGAACGGCTGTTACCGTGCGACGCGCGCTGCGAGCTCATGTTGTGACGCTTGATCGTGCCGGCGAAGCCCTTGCCGATGGTCGTGCCTTGCACGTCCACCTTCTGGCCCACGGAGAACACGCTGCTTGCCGCGATGACGCCGCCAGCCTTGTGCTGACCTGCGGTATCGGCGGTGACGCGGAATTCCTGGCTGATCTCGCCAGCTTCGACACCTGCCTTGGCAAGGTGGCCGGCTTGGGGCTTGGTCACGCGCGATGCTTTGCGCGAACCGAACGTCACCTGCAGGGCGACGTAGCCATCGGTCTCTTGGGACTTGATCTGGGTCACACGGTTGTTGGACACATCCACCACCGTGACAGGAACTGCGTCCCCGTCATCGGTGAAGAGACGCATCATCCCCACCTTGCGGCCCAGCAACCCGAGGGAGTTGCTCAGACTCATTTGTTTTCTCCAAAAATGGAAGACTTCCTTCGCCGCTGCCACTTCAATTGGCGACAGCGTTTGGCTGGTTTCCCGGCCTGCGAGAGAAGGTTGATAAATCTCTGCCAGAACGACGCCCGTACGGACGCAACAAGGGCAGAGCCAGAGATTATAGCCCGCAGTCGAACCGGGGCGCAAGTGGCCCTGTTTGGGCCGGATTCAGGGGCTTCCGGCCCGCCTGGGAGCGGCCTTCAGGCCTATTTCGCGGGCTGCGAAATGATGTTGTCGCCGTCCGGCAGCGGCTTGATGTCGCCGTTGGCCTTCATGGCGGGGGCCGCCGCGCCCGTCTGGATCGGGATGGAAATGGCGCTGGTCCGGCCGCCCTGCGTGATGAACACGTTGAGGTAGGCCAGGCCGCCACCCTGGCTGATCACCGTGACGGAAGCATCGGAGCGCTGCCCTGCCGGCACGCTCAGCGACGGACTGCTGGAGAGCGTCAGGCCCGCATCGACAGTCAGAGTGACGCTGGCACCCGCCGGGTCACTGACGCCATCGAACTGCAGGACGACCACGGTCGGCTTGCCGGCCTGCGGTGTGCCGGCCAGACGGTACTGCAATTTGACGCCGGAGTCATTGGGTTTTCTCGACGCGGTCGCCCACGGGGCGACCGCCCCCTTCGAGGCAGCGGGCAACAGCTTGGCGGCGGTGCGCGCCGGCGGCATTCCGTCGGCCAGAGCGGACACCGGGAACATGGACACTGCAAGCCACGTCAATGCCACAGCCGACGGGAAGCGAATATTCAGGGTCATGACGAGGCCTCCTTCTTCCTTCTGTTATTGAACGAGAACGCTGAGGCATTTCTGCGAGACAGGGGTCGAGGCCATTGCGGCATCCCGCACTGCCAGAACGTACTCGCCCGCGCTCAGGCTGACCGTATTGCCCGACCGGGCGATCTCGCCACCCCTGAAGACGTCGAAGTCCGGCGCCGTGGCGCCCCCGATCGAAACCTGGTAGTCCCGGTTCGCTGGTGCGACGAAGCGCAGGTAGGCGATGTTGCCGTGCTTGTTGCCCGTGCCCGCCGCGTTGGAGACACAGGCGGTGCTCGGCGCCGGGCCCACCGTCAAGGCGCCGTACATCGGCAGCGCGCTGGGGACCCCGCCATCGTTCGATTCGCCCGCCCCGTACGCGTCGCTGGACGTGATGTTCTGCCCGCTCAACAGGCTCGTCAGCGCCGACGCATTGCCGGGCGACGTCGCCTTGAATGCCGCAGCGAAGGCGTGGATCGACGTGACAGGCGCCCCGCTGCGGAACTGGAAACCGGTCAAGGTGTCGTGGATGGGCTTGAAGCCGGCCTGCCGGTTGAGGTTCCACAGGATGGCCTGGACCGACAGCTCGCGGAACCAGCCCGGATTGCCACTCGGGGGTCCGACGGACAGATCCAGCCGCCCGCCGTCGCCCTGCTGCGCACCCTTCGAGTCCACGTAATTGCTTCGGTTCAGTGCGATACCCGACCACGCATTGCCCCAGCCCTCGGAAAAAGCGAGCCGCCGATCGAGGCGGTCATCCCCGTCATGCGCGCCTCCCATTGAATCGTCCCGGCTGAAGGCCGACTGGTAGTAGTGACCCCATTCGTGCGCGATCACCGGCGCATCGAACTCGTCGGTGTCGACGTTCTCCTTGCCAAGCACGTAGATCTGCCGACCGCTGCTTCCGTTGTTGAAGAAAAAGGTCGTGCCGATCTGGCCCGCTGCCAGGCTGCCAGCGGACGGCGTGTTGTTGATGCTCCAGAAGACCTTCAGCGAAGGGAACGCCGAGGCCGGCGCCACCGACAGCACCTTCTGCATGGATGTGTAGACCGTGTCGAGCACGGCGAACGGCGCCGCGACCCGCGTCCCGCTGTATCGCGAGCCGTCCCAGCCGCTGTCCGCCCGCAGGTCGCGCGTCAGCGCCGCGCCCCCCGACGAGAAGCTCGGCGACTGCATGGAATACATGGCGTCGCTGCGGGTGTTGTCGCGCACCGTGACATCCCAGGTGGCACCGGCGCCGGTCCGGGTCAACTGGGCCCGGACGCGCACGATGATGTTCGTGTTGCCCGGCACCGAGACCGCGTAGTTGCCACCGTCATCCGTGGTGGTCAGCGCGAGCTGCGCCGATGTGCCGGCATCGATCACTTCCACCGTAGCGCCGCGCACCGGCTTGGCCGTGGTGTCCGCGTACACAAGGGGGCCATTGTTGTTCGGCACCGAATCGTAGGTAGCTTTCCCGCTCAGGGCGACCGGGTTCACCACGATCGGCAGACCGATGGGGAACCCACCACCACCGCCTCCGCCGCCACCTCCCCCACCGCAACCTGCCAGCAATGCCGCGGCGATGCACACCGCACCGAATGCAAAAGAGAACTTCTGGCTCATCACGTGTGCTGCCCTCGTTTCAGCCCCGGCGCACTGCGTCCTGCAGGCCGGTGCGCGAGGATGCCACAGTTGATAAACAAACGTGAAGCACAAAAAAGCCCGCCTGCATTTCTGCAGGCGGGCTGTGCTCGGAATGCGACGCGAGGTCGAATTACTGCAGCTTGATCTCGACGTCGACGCCGGCCGGCAGGTCGAGCTTCATCAGCGCGTCCACGGTCTTGTCGGTGGGATCAACGATGTCCATCAGGCGCTGGTGCGTGCGGATTTCCAGCTGGTCGCGCGACGTCTTGTTGACGTGCGGCGAACGCAGGATGTCGAAACGCTTCATGCGGGTCGGCAGGGGCACGGGGCCCTTGACGATCGCGCCGGTGCGCTTGGCGGTGTCCACAATTTCAGCGGCCGACTGGTCGATGAGCTTGTAGTCGAATGCCTTCAGGCGGATGCGGATCTTTTGCTTGGTAGCCATGGTGATTCCTTTGCTTCCAGCTTAGATGTCGAGGATCTTGGCCACGACGCCCGAACCCACGGTACGGCCGCCTTCACGGATGGCGAAGCGCAGGCCTTCTTCCATCGCGATCGGGTTGATCAGCTTGACGGTGATGCTGACGTTGTCGCCAGGCATGACCATTTCCTTGTCCGCGGGCAACTCGATCGCGCCGGTCACGTCCGTCGTGCGGAAGTAGAACTGCGGGCGATAGTTGTTGAAGAACGGCGTGTGACGGCCACCTTCGTCCTTGGACAGGACATACACCTCGGCGGTGAAGTGCACGTGCGGCTTGATCGAGCCGGGCTTGCACAGCACTTGGCCGCGTTCGACTTCTTCGCGCTTGGTGCCGCGCAGCAGCACGCCGACGTTGTCGCCAGCTTGGCCTTGGTCCAGCAGCTTGCGGAACATTTCCACGCCGGTGCAGGTGGTCTTGACGGTCGGGCGGATGCCGACGATTTCGATTTCTTCGCCGACCTTGATCACGCCGCGCTCGACGGCGCCGGTCACCACGGTGCCGCGACCCGAGATCGAGAACACGTCTTCGACGGGCATCAGGAACGTGCCGTCCACAGCGCGCTCAGGCGTGGGGATGTACGTGTCCAGCGCTTCGGCCAGCTTCAGGATGGCTTCTTCGCCCAGCTTGCCCTTGTCGCCTTCGAGGGCGAGCTTGGCCGAGCCGTGGATGATGGGGGTGTCGTCGCCAGGGAACTCGTACTTGTCGAGCAGCTCGCGCACTTCCATTTCGACCAGCTCGAGCAGCTCGGCGTCGTCGACCATGTCGCACTTGTTCAGGAAAACGATGATGTAGCCCACGCCCACCTGGCGAGCCAGCAGGATGTGTTCACGGGTCTGGGGCATCGGGCCGTCAGCGGCCGAGCACACCAGAATGGCGCCGTCCATCTGAGCGGCGCCCGTGATCATGTTCTTCACATAGTCGGCGTGACCGGGGCAGTCGACGTGTGCGTAGTGGCGGTTGGCCGTTTCGTACTCGACGTGCGCGGTGTTGATCGTGATGCCGCGGGCCTTTTCTTCGGGCGCTGCGTCGATCTGGTCGTAAGCCTTGGCTTCGCCGCCGAACTTGGACGACAGAACGGTTGCGATCGCAGCCGTCAGCGTGGTCTTGCCGTGGTCAACGTGACCGATCGTGCCCACGTTCACGTGCGGCTTGGTGCGGGTGAATTTACCTTTTGCCATTTTTCAATCCTTGAAAGAGCATGTCCCGTGTGTTGGTTTTATGTCTGCATCCGATTGCTGGTTCGCCCCGCACGGGAACAGGGCGGCACCGGATCGCAGACAAGAAGAGCCGCGCACTGCGCGACCCCACATTCTTTTAATCAGTTGGGGACAGAGCAAATTTGCTTCGCAAATCTTGGTCTGTCCCGCAATGACATTACTTCGCGCGAGCAGCCACGATGGCTTCAGCAACGTTGCGCGGAGCTTCAGCGTAGTGCTTGAACTCCATCGTGTACGTGGCGCGGCCTTGCGACATCGAACGCAGCGTGGTCGAGTAGCCGAACATTTCCGACAGCGGCACTTCGGCCTTGATGGACTTGCCGCCACCGATCATGTCGTCCATGCCCTGCACCATGCCGCGGCGTGAGGACAGGTCGCCCATCACGTTGCCGGCGTAGTCTTCAGGCGTTTCGACTTCCACGGCCATCATCGGCTCCAGGATCACGGGGCTGGCCTTGCGGGCGCCTTCCTTGAAACCGAAGATCGCGGCCATCTTGAACGCCATTTCGTTCGAGTCCACGTCGTGGTACGAGCCGAAGTGCAGCGTGACCTTGACGTCCACGACGGGGTAGCCCGCCAGCACGCCTTGCGTCAGCGCTTCGACAACGCCCTTCTCCACCGCGGGGATGTATTCGCGAGGAACCACACCGCCCTTGATGGCGTCGACGAACTCGAAGCCCTTGCCCGCTTCCTGCGGCTCGAGCTTCAGGATCACGTGGCCGTACTGGCCCTTGCCGCCCGACTGGCGAACGAACTTGCCTTCGGCATCTTCGACAGTCTTGCGGATCGTTTCGCGGTAGGCCACTTGCGGCTTGCCCACATTGGCTTCCACGCCGAATTCGCGCTTCATGCGGTCCACGATGATTTCAAGGTGGAGCTCGCCCATGCCGGCGATGATGGTCTGGCCGGATTCTTCGTCGGTCTTCACGCGGAACGACGGGTCTTCCTGAGCAAGACGCTGCAGGGCGATGCCCATCTTTTCCTGGTCGGCCTTGGTCTTGGGCTCGACGGCCTGCGAGATCACCGATTCCGGGAACACCATGCGCTCGAGCGTCACGACGGCTGTCGGGTCGCACAGGGTTTCGCCCGTGGTGACTTCTTTCAGGCCCACGCAGGCGGCGATGTCGCCGGCGCGGATTTCGCTGACTTCTTCGCGGTTGTTCGCATGCATCTGCACGATACGGCCGATGCGTTCCTTCTTGCCGCGCACCGGGTTGTAGACGCTGTCGCCCTTGCTCAGCACGCCCGAGTAGACGCGCACGAAGGTCAGTTGGCCCACGAACGGGTCGGTCATCAGCTTGAATGCGAGCGCCGAGAACTTCTCGCTGTCGTCAGCCTTGCGGGTGACGGGCGCCTCGTCTTCGTCGGTGCCGGTGACCGGGGGAATGTCGGTCGGCGCGGGCATGTATTCGACGACGGCGTCGAGCATGGCCTGCACGCCCTTGTTCTTGAAGGCCGAGCCGCACAGCATCGGCTGGATCTCGCCGGCGATGGTGCGCTGGCGAATGGCAGCCTTGATTTCCTCTTCGGTCAGCTCGGTGCCTTCGAGGTACTTGTTCATGAGCTCTTCGCTCGCTTCGGCAGCGGCTTCGACGAGCTTTTCGCGGTACTCGGCGCACACATCGGCCAGGTTGGCCGGAATTTCGCCGTAGGTGAACGTGATGCCCTTGTCTTCATCCCAGATGATCGACTTCATCTTCACGAGGTCAACGATGCCCTGGAAGTGCTCTTCGGCACCGATCGGGATCTGGATCACGACGGGGTTGGCCTTCAGGCGGTCCACCATCATCTGGCGCACGCGCAGGAAGTCGGCGCCGGTGCGGTCCATCTTGTTGACGAACGCAAGGCGCGGAACCTTGTACTTGTTGGCCTGGCGCCAGACGGTTTCCGACTGGGGCTGCACGCCGCCGACGGCGTCGTACACCATGACAGCGCCGTCCAGCACGCGCATCGAGCGCTCGACTTCAATGGTGAAGTCCACGTGGCCGGGGGTGTCGATGATGTTGATGCGGTGTTCTTCGAACTTGCCAGCCATGCCCTTCCAGAAGCAGGTGGTGGCAGCCGAGGTGATCGTGATGCCGCGCTCTTGCTCTTGCTCCATCCAGTCCATCGTGGCGGCACCGTCGTGCACTTCACCGATCTTGTGGTTCACACCGGTGTAGAACAGGATACGTTCGGTCGTCGTGGTCTTGCCGGCGTCGATGTGCGCGGAGATACCGATGTTGCGGTAGCGCTCGATGGGGGTCTTGCGGGACATGGTGTACTTTCGGGTTTAAATGCGTTGAGCGCTGGGCGTCGAGCACGGACGATTTCGCCTGGCACTCAACCCCCAACGCTCAAGAGACGTGTGATTTTTAGAAGCGGAAGTGGCTGAATGCGCGGTTGGCTTCTGCCATGCGGTGCACTTCGTCGCGCTTCTTCATGGCACCGCCACGGCCTTCCGTGGCTTCCATCAGTTCGTTGGCCAGACGCAGGGCCATCGACTTCTCACCGCGCTTGCGGGCAGCTTCCTTGATCCAGCGCATCGACAGGGCGAGGCGACGGACAGGACGGACTTCGACCGGCACCTGGTAGTTCGCACCACCGACGCGGCGCGACTTCACTTCGACCATCGGCTTCACGTTGTTGATGGCAACGGTGAACGCTTCGAGGGGGTCCTTGTCCGGGTTCTTCTTCTCGATGAAGTCGAGGGCACCGTAAATGATGCGCTCGGCCACAGCCTTCTTGCCGCCTTCCATGATCACGTTCATGAATTTGGACAGCTCGACATTGCCGTACTTGGGATCCGGCAGGATTTCACGTTTGGGGACTTCGCGACGACGTGGCATTTTTCTAACCTCTTTGCTTCAGTTGGCATCGTTTCCGATACCGCGAGAGTCAGTCAGGACTCTCACTTACTCGACCCGATAGTGGGTCACTTCGCTCGACAAGCCCGCCAAGGCCATCGAACACCGCTTGTTTTCTGACGACAGGAAGGCTTAAGCCTTCTTGGGACGCTTCGCGCCGTACTTGGAACGCGACTGCTTGCGGTCTTTCACGCCTTGCAGGTCGAGCGAACCGCGCACGATGTGGTAACGCACACCGGGCAAGTCCTTGACACGACCGCCACGAACCAGCACGACGCTGTGTTCTTGCAGGTTGTGGCCTTCGCCGCCGATGTAGGAGATGACTTCGAAGCCATTGGTCAGACGGACCTTGGCAACTTTACGAAGCGCCGAGTTGGGCTTCTTGGGCGTCGTGGTGTAGACGCGGGTGCAGACACCGCGACGTTGCGGCGAGTTCTGCATGGCAGGGCTCTTCGAATTGATCTTTTCGACCGTTCGACCCTGACGCACCAGTTGATTGATGGTTGGCATGAATGAATTAGTCCCAAAACAACCCGGCCTTGGTGGTGAAACCGCCCCTGATCGTGACTCAGGGAAGCCGGGAATAACGAAAACGTGAAACCCTTCGGAAAATTCCGAAAAGCCCACGAGTATAGCAGGCAGGCCTGAAATGGCAATGTCAGGCGCCTGGAGCGCCCGCCACCACCCGTTTCAA
Encoded here:
- the rplW gene encoding 50S ribosomal protein L23, translated to MSRVNPTPAQRKFDEGRLMNVLVAPIVSEKATMVGEKSNAVTFKVLQDATKPEIKAAVELMFKVEVQGVSVLNTKGKTKRFGKSIGRRDNVRKAYVTLKAGQELNLVGEGA
- the rplC gene encoding 50S ribosomal protein L3, which produces MSLSNSLGLLGRKVGMMRLFTDDGDAVPVTVVDVSNNRVTQIKSQETDGYVALQVTFGSRKASRVTKPQAGHLAKAGVEAGEISQEFRVTADTAGQHKAGGVIAASSVFSVGQKVDVQGTTIGKGFAGTIKRHNMSSQRASHGNSRSHNVPGSIGMAQDPGRVFPGKRMTGHLGDVTRTTQNLDVFRIDEARQLLLIKGAIPGSKGGFVTVRPAIKAKPQAAEGAK
- the rpsL gene encoding 30S ribosomal protein S12, with product MPTINQLVRQGRTVEKINSKSPAMQNSPQRRGVCTRVYTTTPKKPNSALRKVAKVRLTNGFEVISYIGGEGHNLQEHSVVLVRGGRVKDLPGVRYHIVRGSLDLQGVKDRKQSRSKYGAKRPKKA
- the rpsJ gene encoding 30S ribosomal protein S10; the protein is MATKQKIRIRLKAFDYKLIDQSAAEIVDTAKRTGAIVKGPVPLPTRMKRFDILRSPHVNKTSRDQLEIRTHQRLMDIVDPTDKTVDALMKLDLPAGVDVEIKLQ
- the tuf gene encoding elongation factor Tu, whose protein sequence is MAKGKFTRTKPHVNVGTIGHVDHGKTTLTAAIATVLSSKFGGEAKAYDQIDAAPEEKARGITINTAHVEYETANRHYAHVDCPGHADYVKNMITGAAQMDGAILVCSAADGPMPQTREHILLARQVGVGYIIVFLNKCDMVDDAELLELVEMEVRELLDKYEFPGDDTPIIHGSAKLALEGDKGKLGEEAILKLAEALDTYIPTPERAVDGTFLMPVEDVFSISGRGTVVTGAVERGVIKVGEEIEIVGIRPTVKTTCTGVEMFRKLLDQGQAGDNVGVLLRGTKREEVERGQVLCKPGSIKPHVHFTAEVYVLSKDEGGRHTPFFNNYRPQFYFRTTDVTGAIELPADKEMVMPGDNVSITVKLINPIAMEEGLRFAIREGGRTVGSGVVAKILDI
- the rplD gene encoding 50S ribosomal protein L4 yields the protein MQLELLNEQGQAASKYDAPETVFGRDYNEDLVHQIVVAFQANARQGTRAQKDREQVKHSTKKPFKQKGTGRARAGMTSSPLWRGGGRIFPNMPDENFSQKINKKMYRAGMAAIFSQLAREGRLAVVDSLTVDSPKTKPLAARFKAMNLESVLVIAEEVDENLYLASRNLVNILVVEPRYADPVSLVHYKKVLVTKGAVDKLKEMFA
- the rplB gene encoding 50S ribosomal protein L2, which translates into the protein MAVIKMKPTSPGQRGAVKISRDHLHKGAPHAALLEPQFQKAGRNNNGHITIRHRGGGAKHHYRIVDFVRNKDGIPAKVERIEYDPNRTAHIALVCYADGERRYIIAPRGLEAGATLMSGAEAPIRAGNTLPIRNIPVGSTIHCIELQPGKGAQIARSAGTSATLLAREGVYAQVRMRSGEVRRIHIECRATIGEVANEEHSLRQLGKAGAKRHMGIRPTVRGVVMNPVDHPHGGGEGKTGEGRHPVDPWGNLTKGYRTRNNKRTQVFIVSRRKK
- the fusA gene encoding elongation factor G, which codes for MSRKTPIERYRNIGISAHIDAGKTTTTERILFYTGVNHKIGEVHDGAATMDWMEQEQERGITITSAATTCFWKGMAGKFEEHRINIIDTPGHVDFTIEVERSMRVLDGAVMVYDAVGGVQPQSETVWRQANKYKVPRLAFVNKMDRTGADFLRVRQMMVDRLKANPVVIQIPIGAEEHFQGIVDLVKMKSIIWDEDKGITFTYGEIPANLADVCAEYREKLVEAAAEASEELMNKYLEGTELTEEEIKAAIRQRTIAGEIQPMLCGSAFKNKGVQAMLDAVVEYMPAPTDIPPVTGTDEDEAPVTRKADDSEKFSALAFKLMTDPFVGQLTFVRVYSGVLSKGDSVYNPVRGKKERIGRIVQMHANNREEVSEIRAGDIAACVGLKEVTTGETLCDPTAVVTLERMVFPESVISQAVEPKTKADQEKMGIALQRLAQEDPSFRVKTDEESGQTIIAGMGELHLEIIVDRMKREFGVEANVGKPQVAYRETIRKTVEDAEGKFVRQSGGKGQYGHVILKLEPQEAGKGFEFVDAIKGGVVPREYIPAVEKGVVEALTQGVLAGYPVVDVKVTLHFGSYHDVDSNEMAFKMAAIFGFKEGARKASPVILEPMMAVEVETPEDYAGNVMGDLSSRRGMVQGMDDMIGGGKSIKAEVPLSEMFGYSTTLRSMSQGRATYTMEFKHYAEAPRNVAEAIVAARAK
- the rpsG gene encoding 30S ribosomal protein S7, producing the protein MPRRREVPKREILPDPKYGNVELSKFMNVIMEGGKKAVAERIIYGALDFIEKKNPDKDPLEAFTVAINNVKPMVEVKSRRVGGANYQVPVEVRPVRRLALSMRWIKEAARKRGEKSMALRLANELMEATEGRGGAMKKRDEVHRMAEANRAFSHFRF